One genomic segment of Arachis duranensis cultivar V14167 chromosome 4, aradu.V14167.gnm2.J7QH, whole genome shotgun sequence includes these proteins:
- the LOC107483509 gene encoding peptide deformylase 1B, chloroplastic/mitochondrial isoform X1: MASAKFLRSSHLHIHGGFTSALPAIPPFSHNRLTSLDQVYFSTNWSLPPLCAVSKIGFSATKDEAASSGDIEFEAPLKIVQYPDPKLRAKNKRIVSFDDNLKSLAREMFDVMYKEQKMLLEHQSQPQKSTTSIRTDGIGLSAPQVGINVQLMVFNPVGEPGEGEEIVLVNPRVSKYSKKLSIFNEGCLSFPGIYADVKRPESVKIDARDVNGNRFSFSLDGLPARVFQHEFDHLQGILFFERMTEEVLGNIREQLQALEMKYEQLTGEPSPEKIQNRRERRNAVGFGKS, translated from the exons ATGGCTTCAGCGAAGTTTCTCCGCTCAAGTCACCTTCATATTCATGGTGGTTTTACCTCTGCGCTTCCCGCCATTCCACCCTTCTCACACAACCGTCTCACCTCGCTCGACCAGGTTTACTTCTCTACGAACTGGTCCTTGCCTCCTCTGTGTGCGGTGTCCAAGATTGGTTTCTCAGCAACTAAAGATGAAGCCGCTTCTT CTGGTGATATTGAATTCGAGGCGCCATTGAAAATTGTACAATATCCAGACCCGAAATTGAGGGCAAAAAATAAACGCATAGTTAGCTTCGATGATAATCTGAAGAGTCTCGCCCGCGAGATGTTTGATGTAATGTACAA GGAACAAAAAATGCTATTAGAACATCAAAGTCAACCACAAAAATCAACTACTAGTATaag AACCGATGGTATTGGTCTCTCAGCACCCCAAGTTGGAATCAATGTTCAACTTATGGTATTCAATCCAGTGGGTGAACCTGGGGAAGGAGAGGAAATTGTTCTTGTAAATCCAAGAGTTAGCAAATACTCAAAGAAACTGTCAATTTTTAATGAAGGGTGTCTATCATTTCCTGGAATATATGCTGATGTGAAG CGACCTGAATCAGTGAAGATTGATGCACGTGATGTAAATGGAAATAGATTTTCATTCTCGTTGGATGGGCTTCCTGCTCGAGTATTCCAGCATGAGTTTGATCATCTGCAG GGGATTCTTTTCTTTGAGAGAATGACTGAAGAAGTTCTTGGTAATATCCGTGAACAGCTACAG GCCTTGGAAATGAAGTATGAACAACTGACTGGAGAACCAAGCCCTGAAAAGATACAAAACAGGAGGGAAAGAAGGAATGCTGTTGGTTTTGGGAAATCATGA
- the LOC107483509 gene encoding peptide deformylase 1B, chloroplastic/mitochondrial isoform X3, translating to MASAKFLRSSHLHIHGGFTSALPAIPPFSHNRLTSLDQVYFSTNWSLPPLCAVSKIGFSATKDEAASSGDIEFEAPLKIVQYPDPKLRAKNKRIVSFDDNLKSLAREMFDVMYKTDGIGLSAPQVGINVQLMVFNPVGEPGEGEEIVLVNPRVSKYSKKLSIFNEGCLSFPGIYADVKRPESVKIDARDVNGNRFSFSLDGLPARVFQHEFDHLQGILFFERMTEEVLGNIREQLQALEMKYEQLTGEPSPEKIQNRRERRNAVGFGKS from the exons ATGGCTTCAGCGAAGTTTCTCCGCTCAAGTCACCTTCATATTCATGGTGGTTTTACCTCTGCGCTTCCCGCCATTCCACCCTTCTCACACAACCGTCTCACCTCGCTCGACCAGGTTTACTTCTCTACGAACTGGTCCTTGCCTCCTCTGTGTGCGGTGTCCAAGATTGGTTTCTCAGCAACTAAAGATGAAGCCGCTTCTT CTGGTGATATTGAATTCGAGGCGCCATTGAAAATTGTACAATATCCAGACCCGAAATTGAGGGCAAAAAATAAACGCATAGTTAGCTTCGATGATAATCTGAAGAGTCTCGCCCGCGAGATGTTTGATGTAATGTACAA AACCGATGGTATTGGTCTCTCAGCACCCCAAGTTGGAATCAATGTTCAACTTATGGTATTCAATCCAGTGGGTGAACCTGGGGAAGGAGAGGAAATTGTTCTTGTAAATCCAAGAGTTAGCAAATACTCAAAGAAACTGTCAATTTTTAATGAAGGGTGTCTATCATTTCCTGGAATATATGCTGATGTGAAG CGACCTGAATCAGTGAAGATTGATGCACGTGATGTAAATGGAAATAGATTTTCATTCTCGTTGGATGGGCTTCCTGCTCGAGTATTCCAGCATGAGTTTGATCATCTGCAG GGGATTCTTTTCTTTGAGAGAATGACTGAAGAAGTTCTTGGTAATATCCGTGAACAGCTACAG GCCTTGGAAATGAAGTATGAACAACTGACTGGAGAACCAAGCCCTGAAAAGATACAAAACAGGAGGGAAAGAAGGAATGCTGTTGGTTTTGGGAAATCATGA
- the LOC107483509 gene encoding peptide deformylase 1B, chloroplastic/mitochondrial isoform X2, with product MASAKFLRSSHLHIHGGFTSALPAIPPFSHNRLTSLDQVYFSTNWSLPPLCAVSKIGFSATKDEAASSGDIEFEAPLKIVQYPDPKLRAKNKRIVSFDDNLKSLAREMFDVMYNIHFHRTDGIGLSAPQVGINVQLMVFNPVGEPGEGEEIVLVNPRVSKYSKKLSIFNEGCLSFPGIYADVKRPESVKIDARDVNGNRFSFSLDGLPARVFQHEFDHLQGILFFERMTEEVLGNIREQLQALEMKYEQLTGEPSPEKIQNRRERRNAVGFGKS from the exons ATGGCTTCAGCGAAGTTTCTCCGCTCAAGTCACCTTCATATTCATGGTGGTTTTACCTCTGCGCTTCCCGCCATTCCACCCTTCTCACACAACCGTCTCACCTCGCTCGACCAGGTTTACTTCTCTACGAACTGGTCCTTGCCTCCTCTGTGTGCGGTGTCCAAGATTGGTTTCTCAGCAACTAAAGATGAAGCCGCTTCTT CTGGTGATATTGAATTCGAGGCGCCATTGAAAATTGTACAATATCCAGACCCGAAATTGAGGGCAAAAAATAAACGCATAGTTAGCTTCGATGATAATCTGAAGAGTCTCGCCCGCGAGATGTTTGATGTAATGTACAA CATTCATTTCCACAGAACCGATGGTATTGGTCTCTCAGCACCCCAAGTTGGAATCAATGTTCAACTTATGGTATTCAATCCAGTGGGTGAACCTGGGGAAGGAGAGGAAATTGTTCTTGTAAATCCAAGAGTTAGCAAATACTCAAAGAAACTGTCAATTTTTAATGAAGGGTGTCTATCATTTCCTGGAATATATGCTGATGTGAAG CGACCTGAATCAGTGAAGATTGATGCACGTGATGTAAATGGAAATAGATTTTCATTCTCGTTGGATGGGCTTCCTGCTCGAGTATTCCAGCATGAGTTTGATCATCTGCAG GGGATTCTTTTCTTTGAGAGAATGACTGAAGAAGTTCTTGGTAATATCCGTGAACAGCTACAG GCCTTGGAAATGAAGTATGAACAACTGACTGGAGAACCAAGCCCTGAAAAGATACAAAACAGGAGGGAAAGAAGGAATGCTGTTGGTTTTGGGAAATCATGA